The Hymenobacter oligotrophus genome has a window encoding:
- a CDS encoding GNAT family N-acetyltransferase, whose protein sequence is MHSAPATELLRPTLPLPVAGARLRPFGAADAPALARHANDRGIRLNLRDRFPHPYSLADAEWYVRFVQAEGAADIHLCIEVDGAAAGSISVLFKDDINRREAEIGYWLGRPYWGRGIASAATKVLSDYALANFDICRLYASVFEYNPASGRVLEKAGFTLEARLRKSITKDGRTVDGLLYALVKEE, encoded by the coding sequence ATGCATAGCGCCCCTGCTACCGAGTTGTTGCGGCCCACGCTGCCACTGCCGGTAGCCGGGGCGCGTTTGCGTCCGTTCGGAGCGGCCGATGCACCCGCCTTGGCCCGCCACGCCAACGACCGCGGCATTAGGCTGAACCTGCGCGACCGGTTTCCGCACCCGTATTCCTTGGCCGATGCCGAGTGGTACGTGCGGTTTGTGCAAGCCGAAGGCGCTGCCGACATACACTTGTGCATTGAGGTAGACGGTGCCGCCGCCGGCAGCATCAGCGTGTTGTTCAAAGACGACATCAACCGCCGCGAAGCCGAAATTGGTTACTGGCTGGGGCGGCCGTACTGGGGTAGGGGCATTGCTTCGGCTGCTACCAAGGTGCTGTCGGACTATGCCTTGGCAAACTTCGACATCTGCCGCCTGTACGCGAGTGTTTTCGAGTACAATCCCGCCTCGGGGCGCGTGTTGGAAAAAGCCGGTTTCACGCTCGAAGCGCGCCTGCGTAAGAGCATTACCAAAGATGGACGGACCGTGGATGGCTTGCTGTACGCTCTGGTTAAGGAAGAATGA
- a CDS encoding YtxH domain-containing protein yields MASKTTTGILCFATGALAGATIGLLFAPEKGRETRSWLSYKLEKYREVLADLTENLVTSRVDEGPSSARAEGQRVIRDAKDKAEQLLGDVDQLINQINSRRTV; encoded by the coding sequence ATGGCTAGCAAAACCACTACCGGCATTTTGTGCTTTGCCACCGGCGCCCTAGCCGGCGCTACTATCGGCCTTTTGTTTGCGCCCGAAAAGGGCCGCGAAACGCGTAGCTGGCTTAGCTACAAGCTCGAGAAGTACCGCGAAGTGCTGGCCGACCTAACGGAGAACTTGGTTACCAGCCGCGTCGACGAAGGTCCGTCGTCGGCCCGGGCCGAGGGGCAGCGCGTAATCCGCGACGCGAAAGACAAAGCCGAGCAACTGCTGGGCGACGTTGATCAGCTCATCAACCAAATCAACTCGCGCCGCACCGTTTAA
- a CDS encoding T9SS type A sorting domain-containing protein, whose amino-acid sequence MKAYVYTFMFVALSSAAFAQNSPTAKPALITSDSVQQPVAGPGITFNVEANPVNNTLRVRTNAKGPMQLEVNDASGHPVLTKALSVNGSAISVPLGNLPGGSYVVRCMVADKTFMRRVTLGQ is encoded by the coding sequence ATGAAAGCGTACGTCTACACCTTTATGTTTGTGGCGCTATCCAGTGCTGCCTTTGCTCAAAACAGCCCCACGGCCAAGCCCGCCCTTATCACTTCGGATAGCGTGCAGCAGCCTGTGGCCGGCCCTGGCATCACTTTCAATGTGGAGGCCAACCCCGTAAACAACACGCTGCGGGTGCGCACCAATGCCAAAGGCCCCATGCAGCTGGAAGTAAACGATGCCTCGGGCCACCCGGTGCTTACCAAAGCATTGTCGGTCAACGGTTCGGCCATTTCGGTGCCCTTGGGCAATTTGCCCGGCGGCTCGTACGTAGTGCGCTGCATGGTAGCCGACAAAACGTTTATGCGCCGCGTTACGCTCGGCCAGTAA
- a CDS encoding ABC transporter ATP-binding protein: MESAATATSAKAGNIFDWQVLSRLLVYIRPYRGTFALLIFLTIATAVLGTVRPFLIQQMVDVQISNGDWPGLNRMFAWLLGILVAHTGVSYLQTYYGGWLGQYIVRDIRVDLYQHILNLRLQFFDRTPIGVLVTRNISDVETLSDVFSEGLAAMIGDILQLVFIMAFMFYIDWRLTLVSLSVIPPLLLSTYVFKEKVKKSFQEVRTAVANLNAFVQEHLTGMGIVQIFGNEEREFRKFEKLNQEHTRANIRSVLYYSVYFPVAEVLGAIGVGLLVWYAAQGQIEGTISKGALIAFIMYNSLFFRPIRQIADRFNTLQLGLVSTERLLKLLDSKEFIPNEGTRQPATLRGEVDFRHVWFAYNEPEWVLKDINFEVKAGQTIAFVGATGAGKTSIINLLSRFYDIQRGEICVDGHDLREYDLKALRRHIAVVLQDVFLFNGTIQDNITLGDQSITEEQVWASARLVGADKFIERLPGGLQYKVMERGSTLSVGQRQLISFVRALVYDPRIIILDEATSSVDSETEEMIQDAIEKLMQGRTSLVIAHRLSTIQKADRIIVLDRGEIKESGPHEELLRLGGYYAQLYQMQYLVSEQ, from the coding sequence GTGGAGTCTGCTGCTACTGCTACATCCGCCAAAGCTGGCAATATCTTCGACTGGCAAGTGCTCAGCCGCTTGCTGGTGTACATCCGGCCGTACCGCGGCACTTTTGCGCTGCTCATCTTCCTTACCATTGCCACGGCCGTGCTGGGTACGGTGCGCCCGTTCCTCATTCAGCAAATGGTGGACGTGCAGATCAGCAACGGCGACTGGCCCGGGCTGAACCGCATGTTTGCCTGGCTGCTAGGCATACTCGTGGCCCACACCGGTGTTAGCTATCTGCAAACCTACTACGGCGGCTGGTTGGGGCAGTACATCGTGCGCGATATCCGCGTCGACCTTTACCAACACATCCTCAACCTGCGCCTGCAGTTCTTCGACCGCACACCCATTGGGGTGCTGGTAACGCGCAACATCTCCGACGTAGAAACCCTCTCGGACGTGTTCAGCGAAGGCTTGGCGGCCATGATTGGCGACATCCTGCAGTTGGTGTTCATCATGGCCTTCATGTTTTACATCGATTGGCGTCTGACGTTGGTGAGCCTCTCGGTGATTCCGCCGCTGCTGCTGAGCACGTACGTGTTCAAGGAGAAGGTAAAAAAGTCATTTCAGGAAGTACGCACGGCCGTGGCCAACCTCAACGCCTTCGTGCAGGAGCACCTCACGGGCATGGGCATCGTGCAGATTTTTGGCAACGAGGAGCGCGAGTTTCGCAAGTTCGAGAAGCTGAACCAGGAGCACACCCGCGCCAACATTCGCTCGGTGTTGTACTACTCGGTTTACTTCCCGGTGGCCGAAGTCCTAGGTGCCATTGGCGTGGGCTTGCTGGTGTGGTACGCCGCGCAGGGCCAGATTGAGGGCACCATTTCGAAGGGGGCACTCATTGCCTTCATCATGTACAACTCGCTGTTCTTCCGGCCCATTCGGCAAATTGCCGACCGCTTCAATACGCTGCAGCTGGGCCTAGTGAGCACCGAGCGTTTGCTGAAGCTGCTCGACAGCAAGGAGTTTATCCCGAACGAAGGCACGCGCCAGCCCGCCACCTTGCGCGGCGAGGTTGATTTCCGCCACGTGTGGTTTGCCTATAATGAGCCCGAGTGGGTGCTTAAGGATATCAACTTCGAGGTAAAAGCCGGGCAAACCATTGCTTTCGTGGGCGCTACCGGCGCCGGTAAAACCAGCATCATCAACCTGCTATCGCGCTTCTACGACATTCAGCGCGGCGAAATTTGTGTGGATGGGCATGACTTGCGCGAGTACGACCTGAAGGCTTTGCGCCGCCACATTGCAGTCGTGTTGCAGGATGTGTTCCTGTTCAACGGCACCATCCAGGACAACATTACCCTAGGCGACCAAAGCATCACGGAGGAGCAAGTGTGGGCTTCGGCCCGGCTCGTGGGGGCCGATAAGTTTATTGAGCGCCTGCCCGGTGGGCTGCAGTATAAGGTGATGGAGCGGGGCTCGACGCTGTCGGTAGGCCAGCGGCAGCTCATCAGCTTCGTGCGCGCTTTGGTGTACGACCCGCGCATCATCATCCTGGACGAAGCTACCTCGTCGGTCGACTCCGAAACCGAGGAGATGATTCAAGACGCCATCGAAAAGCTGATGCAGGGCCGCACCTCGCTGGTAATTGCCCACCGCCTCAGCACCATTCAAAAAGCCGACCGCATCATCGTGCTCGACCGTGGTGAAATAAAGGAAAGCGGCCCGCACGAGGAGTTGCTGCGCCTGGGTGGGTACTACGCCCAGCTTTATCAGATGCAGTATTTAGTCAGTGAACAATAA
- a CDS encoding NAD(P)/FAD-dependent oxidoreductase — MATLLSYWEKQSFLQGFDVAVVGAGLVGLTAAIYTKRLRPRARVVVLERDVLPNGASTKNAGFACFGSVSELMEQEKRGGTAALLSVVQYRWEGLRLLRELLGDEAIGYEPLGGYELFRAQEAALAAQCRQHLGYYNALLAPIIGEAEVFRPADHKLAGFGFAGVHAMLENVAEGALDTGRMMHALLRLAWQEGVVVLHGVPVTAIEGGSGVVKLRTPLAELEAGQVLLATNAFSRTFFPDLDVVPGRGQVLVTAPVPGLHLPGTFHYDKGYYYFRPVAGNRLLLGGGRNLDFAAEATTEPGLTSLVQQHLELLLREVILPGRNVAIEHRWSGVMGFGQELEPFIGELAPGVYGALRCNGMGVAMGARSGQRAAELLNE, encoded by the coding sequence GTGGCTACTTTGCTATCGTACTGGGAAAAACAAAGCTTTCTGCAGGGCTTTGATGTAGCTGTAGTGGGAGCGGGGCTAGTAGGCCTTACGGCAGCCATTTACACCAAGCGGCTGCGGCCCCGGGCCCGCGTGGTAGTGCTGGAGCGCGACGTGCTGCCCAATGGCGCCAGCACCAAAAATGCCGGTTTTGCGTGCTTTGGCAGCGTATCGGAGCTAATGGAGCAGGAGAAGCGCGGGGGCACGGCGGCGCTGCTATCGGTGGTGCAATACCGCTGGGAGGGGCTGCGCTTGTTGCGCGAGTTGCTCGGCGACGAAGCCATCGGCTACGAGCCCCTAGGTGGCTACGAGCTGTTTCGGGCGCAGGAGGCTGCCTTGGCCGCGCAGTGCCGCCAGCACCTAGGGTATTACAACGCGCTGCTGGCACCGATTATAGGCGAGGCCGAAGTCTTCCGGCCGGCCGACCACAAACTGGCCGGTTTTGGCTTTGCCGGTGTGCACGCCATGCTGGAAAACGTAGCCGAAGGCGCACTCGATACCGGCCGGATGATGCACGCGCTGCTACGGCTTGCCTGGCAAGAAGGCGTGGTGGTGCTGCACGGCGTGCCCGTTACCGCCATCGAAGGCGGCTCAGGGGTAGTGAAACTTCGAACGCCGCTGGCCGAGCTGGAGGCCGGGCAAGTGCTGCTGGCCACCAACGCATTCAGCCGCACGTTTTTCCCCGACCTCGACGTGGTACCCGGCCGCGGGCAAGTGCTCGTAACGGCGCCGGTGCCCGGGCTGCACTTACCTGGCACGTTTCACTACGACAAAGGCTATTACTACTTCCGGCCCGTGGCAGGCAACCGCCTATTGCTGGGCGGCGGCCGCAACCTCGACTTCGCCGCCGAAGCCACCACCGAGCCCGGCCTTACCTCCTTGGTGCAGCAGCACCTAGAGTTGCTGTTGCGCGAGGTAATCTTGCCCGGCCGCAACGTGGCAATAGAGCACCGCTGGAGCGGTGTAATGGGCTTCGGGCAGGAGTTGGAGCCGTTTATCGGTGAGCTGGCACCCGGTGTCTACGGTGCTTTGCGTTGCAACGGCATGGGCGTGGCCATGGGTGCCAGAAGCGGCCAACGCGCAGCGGAGCTGCTGAATGAATAA
- a CDS encoding ABC transporter ATP-binding protein yields MKAIRATDKYLVRYKWHFLGGVLFVALSTLLAIFPAQVVRYAFDLVQEGIDLYHLFGGTQAQQGVYSLFGRNIILYGALIIGLALLRGVFLFFMRQTLIVMSRLIENDQKNEIYQHYQSLPLSFYRRHSTGDLMSRISEDVGRVRMYIGPAIMYFMQLVILFLLIVPLMLMVNVKLTLLTLLPLPILSISIFYVNNLIEKKSDEIQKALANMTTFVQEAFSGIRVLKSFVREQDSHRNFTTASDAYRAKSLELNFVNSLFFPLILFLVGVSTIVTVWIGGQEVIRGTITTGTIAEFLIYVNLLTWPVTALGWTSSLVQRAEASQARINEFLNQKTDIVSRQNIAQHIQGDIVFDNVSFVYPDTGIQALTGVSFRIQPGHTLAVIGNTGSGKSTIANLLCRLYDVTSGRILVDGVDVRDYALTSLRSQIGYVPQDVFLFSDTIGHNIGFGLDALSEERMVQAAKDADVYENIMRFPEGFETKVGERGITLSGGQKQRVSIARALVKEPSILILDDALSAVDTKTENVILGSLQRIMQNRTSLIISHRVSSVKLADHILVLDDGRIVQHGTHEELMADQEGLYRALYERQLQSEEA; encoded by the coding sequence GTGAAAGCCATCCGCGCTACCGATAAATACCTCGTCCGTTACAAATGGCACTTCCTAGGTGGAGTGCTGTTTGTGGCGTTAAGCACCCTGCTAGCCATATTTCCGGCGCAGGTAGTGCGCTACGCTTTCGATTTGGTGCAGGAAGGCATCGACCTGTACCACCTCTTCGGGGGCACCCAAGCCCAACAGGGCGTGTACAGCCTGTTCGGCCGCAACATTATCCTGTACGGGGCGCTCATCATCGGCTTGGCCTTGCTGCGCGGCGTGTTTCTGTTTTTCATGCGCCAAACGCTGATCGTGATGTCGCGGCTGATCGAGAACGACCAGAAAAACGAGATATACCAGCACTACCAGTCGTTGCCCCTCTCCTTTTACCGCCGCCACAGCACCGGCGACCTGATGTCGCGCATTTCCGAGGACGTAGGCCGCGTGCGCATGTACATCGGGCCGGCCATTATGTACTTCATGCAGCTGGTTATCCTGTTTCTGCTGATTGTGCCGCTGATGCTGATGGTGAACGTGAAGCTGACTTTGCTCACTTTGCTGCCCCTTCCCATTCTGAGCATCAGCATTTTCTACGTCAACAACCTCATCGAAAAGAAGTCGGACGAGATTCAGAAGGCGCTGGCCAACATGACCACCTTTGTGCAAGAGGCGTTTTCGGGCATTCGGGTGCTGAAGTCGTTTGTGCGCGAGCAAGACTCGCACCGGAACTTCACCACCGCTTCCGATGCCTACCGGGCCAAATCCCTGGAGCTGAACTTCGTTAACTCGCTGTTTTTCCCGCTGATCCTGTTCTTGGTTGGGGTTAGCACCATTGTTACGGTGTGGATTGGCGGACAAGAGGTAATCCGCGGCACAATTACCACGGGCACCATTGCCGAGTTTCTGATTTACGTGAACTTGCTGACGTGGCCGGTAACCGCCCTAGGTTGGACTTCGTCGTTGGTGCAAAGGGCCGAGGCTTCGCAAGCCCGCATCAACGAGTTCCTGAACCAGAAAACCGATATTGTTTCGCGCCAAAACATCGCGCAGCACATTCAGGGCGATATCGTGTTCGATAACGTCTCGTTTGTGTATCCCGACACGGGCATTCAGGCGCTTACCGGGGTGTCGTTTCGCATTCAGCCGGGGCATACGCTGGCCGTAATTGGCAACACGGGCTCGGGCAAAAGCACCATTGCCAACCTGCTCTGCCGCCTCTACGATGTCACCTCGGGCCGCATCTTGGTCGACGGGGTAGATGTGCGCGACTATGCACTCACCTCGCTGCGTAGCCAAATTGGTTACGTGCCGCAGGATGTATTTCTGTTTTCCGATACCATTGGCCACAACATTGGTTTCGGCTTGGATGCGCTTTCGGAAGAACGCATGGTGCAAGCGGCCAAGGATGCCGACGTGTACGAGAACATTATGCGCTTTCCGGAAGGCTTCGAGACCAAGGTAGGCGAGCGGGGCATTACCCTATCGGGCGGCCAAAAACAGCGCGTCAGCATTGCGCGGGCGTTGGTTAAGGAGCCGAGCATTCTGATTCTGGACGATGCGCTGTCGGCTGTTGATACCAAAACAGAAAACGTTATCCTGGGTAGCCTGCAGCGCATTATGCAGAACCGCACCAGCCTCATCATTTCGCACCGGGTGTCGTCGGTAAAGCTAGCCGACCATATCCTGGTGCTCGACGACGGCCGCATTGTGCAGCACGGCACCCACGAGGAGCTTATGGCCGACCAAGAAGGCCTGTACCGCGCCCTCTACGAGCGGCAACTGCAAAGCGAAGAGGCATGA
- a CDS encoding outer membrane beta-barrel protein: MKVLGWAALLTGATAINAQAQIPAGTVLLGGSAAYSRSSSGAEPILPNTSGTESNRRSVSFGPQAGYFISDNLALGINAALDADKYQATEEDTRRFLELSVGPFVRYYKMFGESQFGLVGTLGAGYRENWDKYKATDPRFNYHGRGGYAEFTPGVVYFPVPKVGIEASFGNIGYSYFRNKQEQPSNSRVERQEFTSRSFAANLSLRNFALGASLYLGR, translated from the coding sequence ATGAAAGTTCTTGGATGGGCAGCCCTGCTGACGGGCGCAACCGCTATCAACGCACAAGCACAAATACCGGCTGGCACCGTTTTGTTGGGCGGCAGCGCGGCCTATTCGCGCAGTTCCTCGGGCGCCGAGCCTATTTTGCCCAACACCTCGGGCACCGAAAGCAACAGGCGCAGCGTATCGTTCGGCCCGCAGGCGGGCTACTTCATTAGCGACAACCTGGCCTTGGGCATCAACGCTGCCCTCGATGCCGATAAGTACCAAGCCACCGAGGAAGATACCCGTCGCTTTCTGGAGCTGTCGGTGGGCCCGTTTGTGCGCTACTACAAAATGTTTGGCGAAAGCCAGTTTGGCCTGGTAGGTACCCTAGGTGCCGGCTACCGCGAAAATTGGGACAAGTACAAGGCAACCGATCCGCGCTTCAACTACCACGGCCGCGGTGGCTACGCCGAGTTTACGCCCGGCGTGGTGTACTTCCCGGTGCCCAAGGTGGGCATTGAGGCCTCGTTTGGCAACATCGGCTACTCGTATTTCCGCAACAAGCAGGAACAGCCTTCCAACAGCCGGGTGGAGCGCCAGGAGTTCACCAGCCGCTCGTTTGCGGCCAACCTCAGCTTGCGCAACTTTGCCCTAGGTGCCTCGCTGTACCTAGGCCGCTAG
- the nusB gene encoding transcription antitermination factor NusB — MLNRRTLRIKVMQALYAYDQAIGSDFLLALDRISEAFQPDLNSMVPQDRRLLQGQQKLAEAGFREWHKAGGTAEPEELDNQEVNDAIRDAVKYYQKQVQKENQFYLNQMLHATESIHDQYIHLLNLPAALLQVLEEERSREARRFTAATDRLDTTRLEQNPVLQKLAANKQLQELTIRRTLQWAGEDEMEALRQAWRNEMRNDTELRSYFEAPAGDEGVRDYGAEQEILKHIYKTYVFKGEAIPALLEEQDLNWEENRSIVKNLVVKTMKMLEEGTDENMELLSLSANWQEDKEFAETLYKQTLADDARYEQLISGAVQNWDVERVALLDKIILKMALCEMHLFRSIPVKVTINEYIEISKLYSTPKSKQFINGILDKLAQDLMASGAIRKSGRGLLDNQ; from the coding sequence TTGCTTAACCGCCGTACGCTTCGCATCAAAGTCATGCAGGCCCTTTATGCCTACGATCAGGCAATTGGGTCCGATTTTTTATTGGCTCTGGACCGCATCAGCGAAGCTTTTCAGCCCGACCTGAACTCCATGGTACCGCAAGACCGGCGCCTGCTGCAAGGGCAGCAGAAGCTGGCTGAAGCTGGTTTTCGGGAGTGGCACAAGGCCGGCGGTACTGCTGAGCCCGAAGAACTCGACAACCAGGAGGTAAACGACGCCATCCGCGACGCTGTTAAGTACTATCAGAAGCAGGTTCAGAAAGAAAACCAATTCTACCTGAACCAGATGCTCCACGCCACGGAGAGCATCCACGATCAGTACATTCACCTGCTGAACCTGCCGGCAGCCCTGCTGCAGGTGCTGGAGGAGGAGCGTAGCCGCGAAGCCCGCCGGTTTACGGCCGCCACCGACCGCCTCGATACCACGCGCCTCGAGCAAAACCCGGTGCTGCAAAAGCTTGCCGCCAACAAGCAACTGCAGGAGCTAACCATCCGCCGCACCCTGCAATGGGCTGGCGAAGACGAGATGGAAGCCCTGCGCCAGGCCTGGCGCAACGAAATGCGCAACGACACCGAGCTGCGCAGCTACTTTGAAGCGCCAGCCGGCGACGAAGGTGTCCGTGATTACGGCGCCGAGCAGGAAATCCTCAAGCACATCTACAAGACGTACGTGTTCAAGGGGGAGGCTATTCCGGCGCTGCTGGAAGAGCAAGACCTGAACTGGGAGGAGAACCGCTCCATCGTGAAGAATCTGGTGGTGAAGACGATGAAGATGCTGGAAGAAGGCACCGACGAGAACATGGAACTTCTGTCGTTGTCGGCCAACTGGCAGGAAGACAAGGAGTTTGCCGAAACGCTGTACAAGCAAACCCTCGCCGACGACGCCCGCTACGAGCAACTCATTTCGGGTGCCGTGCAAAACTGGGACGTGGAGCGCGTGGCCCTGCTCGACAAGATCATCCTGAAGATGGCCCTGTGCGAAATGCATCTGTTCCGCTCCATTCCGGTGAAGGTGACCATCAACGAGTACATCGAAATCAGCAAACTCTACAGCACGCCCAAAAGCAAGCAGTTTATCAACGGTATTCTGGATAAATTGGCGCAAGACCTGATGGCCAGCGGCGCCATCCGTAAGTCGGGCCGCGGCCTGCTGGACAACCAGTAA
- a CDS encoding Glu/Leu/Phe/Val dehydrogenase dimerization domain-containing protein: protein MVEIQALPETSIFGQIAEFQHEQVVFCHDHETGLRAIIGIHNTVLGPALGGTRMWHYASDAEALNDVLRLSRGMTYKAAISGLNLGGGKAVIIGDAKTQKNEALLRKFGRFVKNLNGKYITAEDVNMTTKDMEYIRMETTHVAGLPESMGGSGDPSPVTAYGTYMGMKAAAKKAFGSDSLVGKRVAVQGVGHVGTYLLEHLTKEGAEIVLTDYYTERAEEAGARFGAKVVGLDEIYDQDVDIYSPCALGATLNDDTIGRLKCAVVAGCANNQLKDENVHGPALVERGIIYAPDFLINAGGLINVYSEVVGSSRQGALNQTEKIYDYTLQVLEKAAKEGSHPQAAAVRQAEQRIAAIGRVKSTY, encoded by the coding sequence ATGGTTGAGATCCAAGCCCTGCCCGAGACCAGCATCTTTGGGCAAATTGCTGAGTTCCAGCACGAGCAAGTGGTGTTTTGCCACGACCACGAAACCGGACTCCGCGCCATCATCGGCATCCACAACACCGTGCTGGGCCCGGCCCTGGGTGGCACGCGCATGTGGCACTATGCCTCCGACGCCGAAGCCCTGAACGACGTGCTGCGCCTCTCGCGGGGCATGACCTACAAGGCCGCTATTTCGGGCCTGAACCTAGGGGGTGGCAAAGCCGTGATTATCGGCGACGCTAAAACGCAGAAAAACGAAGCGTTGCTGCGCAAGTTTGGCCGCTTTGTAAAGAACCTCAACGGCAAGTACATCACGGCCGAGGATGTGAACATGACCACCAAGGACATGGAGTACATCCGCATGGAAACCACGCACGTAGCCGGCCTGCCCGAATCGATGGGCGGCTCGGGCGACCCGTCGCCGGTCACGGCTTACGGCACCTACATGGGCATGAAGGCTGCCGCCAAGAAGGCATTCGGCTCGGATAGCCTCGTAGGCAAGCGCGTAGCCGTGCAGGGTGTGGGCCACGTGGGTACTTACCTGCTCGAGCACCTCACCAAAGAGGGCGCCGAAATTGTGCTGACCGATTACTACACGGAGCGCGCCGAGGAAGCCGGTGCCCGTTTCGGTGCCAAAGTGGTGGGCTTGGATGAAATCTACGACCAAGACGTGGACATCTACTCGCCCTGCGCCCTAGGTGCCACCCTCAACGACGACACTATCGGCCGCCTGAAGTGCGCCGTGGTAGCAGGCTGCGCCAACAACCAGCTCAAGGACGAAAACGTGCACGGCCCGGCGCTGGTGGAGCGCGGCATCATCTACGCCCCCGACTTCCTGATCAACGCCGGTGGCCTGATCAACGTGTACTCGGAAGTGGTAGGCAGCAGCCGCCAAGGTGCGCTGAACCAAACCGAGAAGATTTACGATTACACCCTCCAGGTACTGGAGAAAGCCGCCAAAGAGGGTTCGCACCCCCAAGCCGCGGCCGTTCGCCAGGCCGAACAGCGCATTGCTGCCATCGGTCGGGTGAAATCGACGTACTAA
- the truA gene encoding tRNA pseudouridine(38-40) synthase TruA, which translates to MRYFLELAYDGTRYCGWQTQPNALSVQQELDRCLSQVLRQPVYSLGSGRTDAGVHASHQVAHFDAELPAHLNEEQLVYRLNRALPPDIGVYAVTPVQPDAHARYGAVARSYEYHVVLRRDPFRRDQALWLDKAPNVEAMNEAAQYLLGQRDFTSFSKTKGAETHYVCWVHEAGWHPTPHGLMFLIRANRFVRGMVRLVVGTLLDVGRGRLTPAQFAEILHRQERIAASGAAPAHGLFLSRVEYPPETLLPGHEPAEKPFFITDADLQPFYWQQK; encoded by the coding sequence TTGCGCTACTTTCTCGAACTCGCTTACGACGGCACCCGCTACTGCGGCTGGCAAACGCAGCCCAACGCCTTAAGCGTACAGCAAGAGCTGGACCGCTGCCTTTCGCAGGTGCTGCGGCAGCCGGTGTATAGCCTAGGTAGCGGCCGCACCGATGCCGGCGTGCACGCCAGCCACCAGGTGGCGCACTTCGATGCCGAGCTGCCCGCGCACCTTAACGAGGAGCAGCTAGTATATCGCCTCAACCGCGCCTTGCCACCCGACATTGGGGTGTACGCGGTTACCCCGGTGCAGCCCGATGCCCACGCCCGCTATGGGGCCGTGGCGCGTTCCTACGAGTACCACGTGGTGCTGCGCCGCGACCCGTTCCGGCGCGACCAAGCCCTGTGGCTCGACAAAGCGCCGAACGTTGAAGCCATGAACGAAGCCGCGCAGTACCTCCTAGGTCAGCGCGACTTTACGAGCTTCTCGAAAACCAAGGGCGCCGAGACGCATTATGTGTGCTGGGTGCACGAGGCCGGCTGGCACCCCACGCCGCACGGGCTGATGTTCCTCATTCGGGCCAACCGTTTTGTGCGCGGCATGGTGCGGCTGGTGGTGGGCACCTTGCTCGATGTAGGCCGCGGCCGCCTTACGCCCGCACAATTCGCCGAGATATTGCACCGCCAAGAGCGCATAGCCGCCAGCGGTGCCGCGCCGGCGCACGGGCTGTTTCTGAGCCGCGTGGAGTACCCGCCGGAAACGTTGCTGCCCGGGCACGAGCCGGCCGAGAAGCCGTTTTTCATCACCGACGCTGATTTGCAGCCGTTTTACTGGCAGCAGAAGTAG